GGCGCGGGAGCTGAGACTGCGCTTAGTCGGCGGGTCCCTGGAACCGTATCCGCAAGCGGCGCTCCAGTGAGACCACAGTCAGGAGGCGCCGGTGGCTCCTGAATTGCAGCTGCCGGACCCTGAAAAACTGGGGCAAAGAGGCAGTGAGCTCTGCCCAGCCCACCACCCTGGCCTTTGGAGGTGAGCGCTGCCCGTAGGTTACTAAGCTGGGGCCTTTCGTCGCGCCAATGCCGCGGGGAGAAAAGGAACTGGCCCTGGAGTCcacaaaacctaggcaaaataTGCCCTGTTCAGAGAGGATCCCGACCTTGCCAGCAACCAACCTGCCTCCGACGGTTGAGAAGTAAATCAAGTCGCGCCGCACCGCTTCCTGGAACTCCCGCTCCACCGACCTCTGACTGGGTGGGCATGGAGAGGATTCTACTCTCTCCCTAGGCTTCTCTACCTCCAGCCCGAAACCCCTGGCTTTTCCGCAGAGACCTGGAGCGGACCTGAAAGTAATCATCCTGCCAGGCTTCCCGCCCGCATTTTCTGGCCTGTTTTCTGAGCCTTCGAATGCCCgacagccatgtgaagacacatcTTGGGGAGACTGATTTCAGCCCTTCCCAGGGTACACGCATCAGGCATCCTCTTCTTCACCGTGGCTGGGAATTCTGTTCCTCTAAGGGACAGTCAGAAATCAGTATTTTCGAAACAGAACTCCTTTCTACTCCGAAAATCCTTTAGAGGAACTCCTTCCTTTGCCCCAacccctaaacacacacacacacacacacacactccttaaaGGCTGAAAAGAGAGCCGAGTGTGGAATTCGGGGAAGTGATGACACACACAACAATGCTGTTACACCTGGCTGCTGCAGAGCTGAGCAGCGGAAATGCCTgcgaggagaagaaagagagagagagagaggcagagagccagCCTGggtggtcagaaaaaaaaaaaaggagagaaaagaagagagcagCCCCCACCAGGATGGGGCCAGACCCAG
This genomic stretch from Callithrix jacchus isolate 240 chromosome 17, calJac240_pri, whole genome shotgun sequence harbors:
- the FOXL2NB gene encoding LOW QUALITY PROTEIN: FOXL2 neighbor protein (The sequence of the model RefSeq protein was modified relative to this genomic sequence to represent the inferred CDS: inserted 1 base in 1 codon), producing the protein MITFRSAPGLCGKARGFGLEVEKPRERVESSPCPPSQRSVEREFQEAVRRDLIYFSTVGGRLVAGKVGILSEQGIFCLGFVDSRASSFSPRGIGATKGPXLSNLRAALTSKGQGGGLGRAHCLFAPVFQGPAAAIQEPPAPPDCGLTGAPLADTVPGTRRLSAVSAPAPPCSLVPRLGGPDSPRERSTRR